The DNA window CGTAAGACCAGAAAGACCCATCGCAAACTGGTCGAGCTGATCCGTGATCGTGATTCAGGTGGTGCAGAACAGTTGTGGCGTCGTCATCTCGAAGAGGCTGAAGGGTACGTTCTCGGCGACGACGCGGCAGCCACTGTGCTCGATCTGCTCGGCTGAGGTTTCCAGCGCCGGCGCGTCCGTCGCATCGGGATGGTGTGCGGTGTTGCACGCGATGGCGCGGCGGTCTCGTCGGATTGCTGGTCGGCGGTGCGCCACTGATATAGTTAGCTAATTCTGCTATATCGAGGACGAGCTGACGGCGGCGTTCGCCGGGTTCGGAAAGTGGGCACACTTATGACAGACCTGACCAGTCCGGCCCCGGCGGGTGTGGATCCGGTGATCTACCGTGGCGTTGCGGACCTCGAGGCTGCAGTCGGCAAGGAGCTCGGACCCACTGGGTGGTTCACCGTGGGGCAGGAGCGAATTGATGGTTTCGCTGACGCGACCGAGGATCATCAGTGGATCCACGTCGATCCGGTGCGAGCCGTGGACGGCCCGTTCGGCGCCACTGTCGCACACGGATTTTTGACGCTGTCGTTGGTGCCGTACTTCGTCAACTGCCTGCGCCGGATCGAGGATGTCCGGATGGGGGTGAACTACGGTTTGGACAAGGTTCGGTTCCCGGCCCCCGTGCGGGCTGGTAGTCGGATCCGAGCCCGCACCACGATGATTCGACTCGACCGCGTCGAAGGTGGTGCTGTTCAGCTCGTTACTCGCACGACCATCGAGGTCGATGGTGACGTGAAGCCGGCCTGTGTGGCTGATCTGGTGAGCCGCTACTACTTCGACTGACCCGGCCGCATGTGTGCAGTTTGACGATTGTGCCATGGGGATTTTCTGGTGTTGCACAGGGCAAGGAGTGTGAAGCAGCGTTAAAACTTGACGGTTTTGTCAAGTTTCGCTTACCGTGGTAGTCGAGCCAATTGCCGCCTTCGATAGGGGATAGGTCATGACCCATTTCACCGACGCGCCGATCTTCGACGCGGATACCCACATGTATGAGACGCCGGACGCGTTGACCCGGTATTTGCCGGAGAAGTACCACAAGGCAGTGCAATTCGTAAAGATCGGCAACGCGACCAAGATCGCGATCCTCGGGAAGATCACCGACTACATCCCGAATCCGACGTTCGAACGGGTGGCCGCGCCGGGAGCATGGGAGAAGTTCTTCTCCGGACAGAATTCGGAAGGCAAGTCCCTGCGCGAGATGGCCGGAAAGGGGATCGACGCCGAGCCGTCGTTCCGCGAGCCCGGCCCGCGTATCGCGGAGCTGGATCGGCAGGGCGTCACGGAAGCGCTGGTCTATCCCACGCTGGCCAATCTGGTGGAGCACTCCGCGGCCGAAGATCCCGAACTCGTTGTCGCGATGATCCATGCGCTGAATCGGTGGATGCTGGAGACCTGGGGCTATACCCACGAGGACCGGTTGTTCATGACTCCGGTGATCAACTGCGGGCTGGTCGACGATGCGCGCCGCGAGCTGGCGTACCTCGTCGAGAACGGGGCAAAAGCGGTGCTGATCAAGCCGGCCCCGGTGAACGGGCTGCGCGGCTGGCGCTCGCCGGCGCTGCCGGAGTTCGATCCGTTCTGGCGTGATGTCGAGAACGCGGGGATCCCGGTGGTCGTGCACGCAAGCCAGCCGCCACTGGACAGCTATATCAATCAGTGGGAACCGACCGATGCCAACAGTCATCTGGAGATGAGCGCGTTCCGCTGGATCACGTTGGGGCACCGTGAGATTGCCGACATGCTGACCAGCCTGATCTGCCATGGCACGTTGACCCGGTTCCCGCGGTTGCGCATCGCGAGTGTGGAGAACGGCAGCGCCTGGATCAAGCCGCTGTTCGACGATTTCAAGGCCACCTACGCCAAGATGCCGCAGGCGTTCGAGGAGCATCCGATCGAGGTGTTCCGGCGCAACATCTGGGTCAGCCCGTTCTGGGAGGGTTCGGTGGCCGATGTGGTGCAGACAGTCGGCTGGGACCGGGTGCTGTTCGGTTCGGACTTCCCGCACCCCGAGGGGCTCATCGAACCGCGCGGCTACTTCCGGTACGCCGAGGGTATGGACGAGCGGCGCACGCGAGACTTCATGGGCGACAACGCTCGTCGCTTCATGGGCCTACCGGTGCGCAACCCGGCGGGCGACTCTGTGCCGGTTCTCGTGTAGTCGAATGCGCTGTGCCACGCCGTAGTTCGATACTCGGCGTGGCACCTGTTCGAGCAAAGTATTGTCGACGACCCGGCGCGAGTGCGTGCCGAGACAGGTGTGGTGATGTCGCTGGAATTGGCGCCGATCACGTCCCCGACGCTGCTCGATCTGCTCGAGGTGGAGCAGCTCGATCGAGACATCTATCGGTCGATCGTGGTCTTCGACGAACCCTTCGCGCTCTACGGAGGTCAAGTCGCCGCGCAAGCATTGCTCGCCGCGGGCCGCACGGTCCCCGAGGGTCGGCTGCCGCACTCACTGCACTGCTACTACCTGCGCGGTGGAGCCGCCGCCAAACCCGTGCTGTTTCGGATCGATCGGGACCGGGACGGCCGGTCCTACTCGGCCCGCCGAGTCACGGCGCTGCAGGACGGCGAGGTCATTTTCACCATGTCCGCATCGTTTGCCGTCTTCCGCGACAGCGCGGACCACGAACTCGAGCCGATGCCCGACGTGCCTGGTCCAGATGACCTGCCCGAATGGGAGTTCGAGCGGCTGTGGTCGACGCAGGCCAGGTTGCCGCCGCAGCGGACACCGACTACGCCGTGGCCGAGCCGCTTCTGGGCCCGCAGCGCCATCGAGCTACCCGACTCCCCACTCGTCCACGCATGTGTGCTGACCTACCTGTCCGACACATCGACCGGTCTCGTCGATGTTCCGGACGGCGCGTATTCGGCGGGGGCCAGCCTCGACCATGCCGTCTGGTTCCATCGACCAGCGCGCCTCGACGATTGGGTACTGATGGATCTTGTGCCGAGAACGGTCGCTGCGGGCCGGGGCTTCTATACCGGCACTGTCCGCCGGCCAGACGGCGTCACCGTCGCCACACTGACGCAAGAGTCGTTGTTCCGGGAGCCGCGCGCCGGTGCGACTCTGCCGAAAATCTGAGCGGGAGTTAGGGATAGATATGAGCGGGATGGCAAGCGCGTCGGTAGATGCCGGTTTGCTGGTGATCCGGGTGGCAGGCGGGTTGACCATGGCCGCACACGGCTACCAGAAATTCTTCTCCGGCGGTCGGATCGCAGGGACGGCTCGATGGTTCGACAGCATGGGGATGCGGCCCGGGCGGTGGCACGCGCTGATGGCCGCGTCCACGGAGGTGGGCGTGGGCATTCTGCTTGCCCTGGGTCTGCTGACCCCCTTCGCGGGCGCCGGATTCGTCGCACTGATGCTCGTGGCCGGCTATACAGTGCACCGGACGAACGGGTTCTTCAGTGTGAATTCGGGCTGGGAGTACAACTTCATTCTCGCGGTCATCGGCGCCGGGGTGGCGATGACCGGCCCGGGTCGCTATTCCCTGGACCACCTTGCCGGATGGGATACCGCGTTGTCCGGTGTGCGCGGGGCCGCCGTCGCGATTGTCGGTGGTCTGCTGGCCGGGGTCGGTCAACTGGTGCTCTTCTACCGCCCACCGGCGTCAGTCGGCGATATCTAGATCCAGATCAGCTCCACTTCGGCGCGAGTGACTCGCATAAATCCGAGGTGGGCGCATCCTGATTCCGGGCACGTGCCGAGCGCACCTGCCCGGCTACGAGCTAGGGTGTGCGCTTGGCTGCGGGCAGGATCGCGGGTGCCGCTCGCCAGTCCTCCAGTCCGTAATCGACTGTGCCGACGTAGATCTCGCCGCGCGAAACCTCGCTCCAGTGCGCGTGGTTGAGCTGATGGATGGTGAAGCAGGCGTCCAGTGCGGTGGTGAAGCCCATGGCATCTTGGGCTTGGTTGACCGAATCTTTGATGAGCATGGCCGCCATGGAAGGGACTTTCGCGATCCGGGCGGCGAATTCGACGGTGCGTTCGGAGATGGTGTCGGCGTCGAAGACCTTGCTGACCATCCCGAGTGCATACGCTTCGTCAGCGTCGATCGAATCGCCGGTGAGTAGTAGCTCTTTGGCCTTACGCGGGCCGAATTCCCAAGGGTGAGCGAAGTATTCGACGCCACACATGCCCAGTCTGGTGCCGACGACGTCGGCGAACGCGGTACCTTCGGCGGCCACGATCAGATCGCAGCACCAGGCGAGCATCAGCCCGGCCGACAGAACCTTGCCATGCACCTGGGCGATGGTGATCTTGCGCAGCCGACGCCAGCGCTTGGTGTTCTCGAAGTAGTAGTGCCATTCCTGCCGGACTCGGCCCTCGGCACCGCCGAGGGTGCTGCCGTTGCACTGGTAGCTCGGGTGCTGATCCGATCCGGGCTCGCGCTCGGCGATGCTTTCGGCGGTGCCGAGATCGTGTCCAGCGGAGAAGGCGGCGCCCGCGCCGCGCAGGATCACCACGCGCACAGTGTCATCGGCTTCGGCGCGTTCGAACGCCTCGCCCAGTTCGACGAGCATTCCGCGGTTCTGTGCGTTGCGGGCGTGCGGCCGGTCGAGTGTGATGCGTGCGACGCGGCCCTGCTCGAGGGTTTCGTATCCGATGTACCGGAAACTCATGCTGTTACCTCTCCTGACGCGTACTGGACCCGCAGCGCCTTCTTGTCGATCTTTCCGGTGGGCAGAATCGGCAGATCATCGACGATGATCACTGATTTCGGCGCCTTGTATCGGGCCAGCCCGGTCGCGACGTGCTCGCGTAGCTGGGCGGCGTCGATCTCTGCGCCGTCGGCGGGCACGACGACCGCGCACACCGCTTCGCCCCAGCGTGGGTCCGGGATTCCGATCACGGCGCACCGCGCCACCGCGGAATGGCTGGCCAATGCGTTTTCGACCTCCAGCGAGTAGACATTCTCGCCGCCGCTGATGATCATGTCCTTTTTCCGGTCGACCAGGTGCAGCAGTCCCTCGTCGTCGAGTAGGCCGACGTCGCCGGTATGGCACCAGCCGTCGCGCAGGGTCGCGGCGGTGGCGGCGGAATCGTTCCAGTAGCCGCGGAACACGGTGGGGGAGAGCACGACGATCTCGCCGGGAGTCCCGGGTGGGCAGTCGCCGTCGTCGTCGACGATGCGCACCGAGGTGTCCGGGAACGGATGCCCGACGGAGGAGAGTCGGCGATCGCGGGTGCGGCCCTCTCCATGATGGAATTCGCGGGGCAGCCCGGAGGTGATCACCTCGGTCTGGCCGTAGAGGTTCAGGAATCCCGCATCCGGCATCGCGGCCAGGGCTGCGAACAGTGTCGTGGAGGTGATAGGCGCGGCCGAGTAGACCACCGTGCGAACGGTGGCCAGTGCGTCGGAGCCGCCGGCCGCGTCGAGCACGGTTTGTAGCATCGTCGGCGCGAGGTGCAGGGTCGTGATCCCATCGGTGGCGGCTGCCTCGAGCACGGCGGCTGGATCGAACTGCCGGTGCAGGACTGCGGTCCCGCCGCGCGCGTGCAGGCCGAGTCCGATCGCCATCGCGCCGATATGGAACATCGGCATTGTCAACAGAACTCGGTCCGCGCTGCCGGTTCGCACCTCGCCGTTCATGATCGCTGCGCACGAGTAGAGTTCGCGCTGGCCGATCATGCAACCCTTCGGGCGGCCGGTGGTTCCGCTGGTGTAGATCAGGCAGGCGAGGTCGTCGGGTTGTGCGGAGTACGGCAGGAACATGCCCGCGCCGGAGGCGACGAAATCCGAGTAGGCCACGACGTCGTCGCGTTCGGCCGGTCCGAAGCAAATGATCAATTCCAGCCCCAGTTCGGCGCGCACCGCGTCCACCACGGGCAGATACTCGGGGTCGACGAAAAGCGCGCGGGGCGTCGCGTCGGCGAGGATGCGGAGGATCTCGGGCGCGGCCAGCCGGAAGTTGACGGTGGCGACGACCAGACCGCTCAACTGACCGGCGGCCAGAACCTCACCGAATTCGATGCTGTTGCGGCCGAGTACTGCGATTCGATCCTGATGCCGCAGTCCCGCGCGGGCGAGTGCGGCCGCGACTGCGCAGGCGCGATCGTGTAGCTCGCGGTGAGTGATGCTATGGCCGTCGGCGATGTAGGCGGGCACAGCGCCGAAGCGCAGGGCATTGTGGCGGATGGTGTCGGCGAGACAGTGCTGTGTCGGCACGAGCTGCTCCGATGGGGCTCGACATAGTGGCGGTACATGTCTCCTTATCGAGACTTGACGATAATGACAAATTTGTCTCGTGATGACAAGTTCCTGTACTGATTGATCCGCGTTTCAACATCTGCTACCGGAAATCTTGCCGCGCGGATATCATTTGACGATGATGTCAAGTACGAACCAGAAGGGCAGGTCTGGCGGGCTTGCCGCCGGTACGGTCGATCCATCCGAGGTCGCGGTCGTGTGCGTCGAATGTCAGAACGGAGTGCTCGGCTCTGATTCGGTGCTACCCGCGCTCGCCGCCGACGCGCGGGGCATGGTCGCCAACGTCGGAAGGCTGCTGACTGCCGCCCGTGGTGCGGGCGTTCGGGTGGTGCACGCGACATTCGAGGGCTTCCTCGGTGGTGGCGAGCCCGGGCCTGCGCCGCTGTGGCGGGCGCTGCGGGCGTCGGAACAGTGGCGTCCCGGACACCCCGCCACCCAGGTGATCGCGGAACTGTTCGATCCGGGCGACCTGGTGGTCACCCGGCACCACGGCCTCTCGCCGACTTGGGGCACGGAACTGCTTCCGGTGTTGCGCAGCATGGGGATTCGGACCGTCGTGCTGGCGGGAGTATCGCTCAATGTGGCGCTCCCACTGACCGCTGCCGATGCGGCCCAGGATGGCTTCCGGGTGATCGTTGCGCGTGACGCGGTGACGGGCACGCCGGCCGACTACGCCGAGCAAGTGCTACGCAACACCATGGCTTTGCTCGCCGATATCGCGACCGTCGACGACGTGATCGCCGCCTGGGCCGAGTCGGTGGTGCAAGCATGACCGAGCAGCACATCGCTGAACGCAGCCAGAATGTGGTTCCGGTCCACACTGCCGGCGAATCAGTGCGTTCGGCTGCGATGCCAGCCGACCATGCACACGCCGTATTGCATTGCAATATCAACACTCTCGCGGTAGAGCGGGCCACGGCCTTCCACATGCTGTTGTTCGGCCTGGAGCCGCGGATGCGGTCGGTCGGTACCGACGACGATTCCGCGGTCATGGGGTTGGGCAGCAGCACCGCGAGCACCACCACGTTCCTCTTCGATCAGCGTGGGCCGCGCGCGGCACCAGCGGTGGAGCTCGTGGGGTGGTCGAGGCCACGGACCGAACCGGCCCGGCCCGGGATGGCCACCTGCGGTTTCACGGCGCTGGGCTATCGCGTCGCATCGCTCGCGGTGTTCCGGGCCCGGCTGGATGCGACCGGATACGCCGCCACCGAGGTGGCGGAAGGGGTGTCGGTGCGAGGTGCGACCCGCCGCGCCGTGCGTTTGACCGATGTCGACGGGGTCGTGGTGGAGGTTGTCGAAATCGCTTCGGCTGCAGGTGATCCCAGCCGTGCAGCGCTGGTGTCGCACGAGCGTATGCGGTGCGGAGATCTCGAGGCCACCATCGCCTGGTATCGCGGCATCGGCTGGGAGGTCCGGGCCCGCGGCGAGGGCGCGGAAGGGCCGACGGCATCGCTGGTGCTGCCGGAGGATCCGACCTTCTCGCTCGAGTTCGAGCAGTTCCCGGCGGTGGCCGGTGCCCCGCGGCCCGCAAATGTCCAAGGGCTGTACCGAATCGCGCTTGCCGTCGACGATGTCCGCGCCGCGCATGCCGCGCTGGTCGCCGGCAAGGCGCTCGGCATCGTGCCGGAGCCCGTGACATTCGCGATGCCCGATATCCCGACGGGGGGCTTCACCGTGCTCTTTCTGACCGACCCGGACGGGGCCGTGGTCGAGCTGGTGGAGCGGCCGCGGTCGACGGTGCTTCGACCGCGGGAACCACGCTGACCGTTCAGATTTCGACGACCCGGATGAGGTCGGCGCCCGCCAGCAGGGCGGCGCCGACCTCATCGGCTTGCGCGGTGTGTCCGCCCAGCAGCAGATCTAGGGCCGCCGCCCGGGTTACCCGGCGATGCAGTTCGTGCTCCTGCGACAGCCCCATCGCACCGAACAACTGGACTGTGTGGCGCATGAGCTCGGCCTGCGCCTGACCTGCGCGCAACTTTGCCAGCCGTGCGGTCCACACCCCGCCGTCGGCCCATGCGGCAGCCAACGCGGCCCGGGCCGCTTCGACGGCGACGTAGGACTCGGCGAGCCGATGCCGCACCGCCTGGAAGGTGGCGAGTTGGCGGCCGTACTGGATTCTGGATGTCGTGTGTGCGACAGCGGAATCCAGTGCAGTCGTACAGATTCCGATGATCTCGGCGCAGAGCGCGCGCCGGGCGGCAGCAACCGCCCGTTGCCCCGCGTCGCCAACCAGTAGCGGCCGGGCCGTGGGGATCTCATCGATACACAGCCAGCCCGAGCCGGGGTCGAAACCGCGGATCGGTCGCGCCGAGACGGACTCCGCGGCGATGATGCCGACATTCCCCGCCCCGTCGAGGGTCACCAGCTCGGTGATATCGTCCAGCGGTCCGAGCAGCAAGGCATGCTGCGGATGGCAATAGAGTACGGCTCGGTTTCCGGTGCCCGCAGGCAGGGCCGGGGTCAGCTCGCGGAGTACGATATCGTCGAGAAGGCGCGAAATCGCCAGTGCCCGTCCGTGTTCGGTGAACAGCAGGGTCGTGGCCGCGGCCGGATCGCTGGCACTGACCTCATCCCAGCCCAGTTCGTCGAGGGCGGCGGCCACCCCCTGCGCGTCCGGGTGGGCGGTGAAGACCTCGCGTAGCGATGTTGCGAGCAGCTCGATCGTCGCGGCGTCGAATCCTGTTACCGCGCTGGTCATACCGTGGCCTCCTTGGGCAGGCCGAGCACGTGATCGGCGATGATCGTGCGCTGGACCTCGGCGGACCCGCCGAGGATGGTCGCGGAGCGGCTGTACCACCACTCGCTGCGCCACTGCGCGACTGTGGCGGTGTCATCGAAGACGAATTCCGGGCCGAGCAGATCGCGACTCAGGTCGTACAGCGCGATTTCGGCGCCTCCGAGCAGTACCTTGTCCACGCTGGCCTCGGGGCCGACAGTGGCGCCGGCGGCGAGCCGTCGTACGGTCTGCGCGCTGCGTGCCCGCAAGGTGATGAGCTGGGAATAGCACTGGCCGAGTCGCTGCGCCGCCGCGCCGGGGAGCGTGCCTCCCGCCGCGAGCCGAGTACTCAGCTGATCGCGTAGTTCGCGCAGGCGGCGCAGTGCGTCGGCCGCGGACATCCACGCGTACATCGCCCGCTCGTACTGCAGCAGGTACATCGCGATCGCCCAGCCTTGGCCTTCCGCGCCGATCAGCCGCGACGCGGGAACGATCGCGTCATCGAAGAACACTTCGGCCAATTCGTTGTCGCCGCTGGCGAGTGCGATCGGGCGCCGCGAGACGCCAGGGGTATCGACATCGACCATGATCATCGACAGGCCGCGATGCCGTGATTCGGGGGTGCCGGTGCGCACCAGGCAGACCAGGCGGGTGGCGGTGGCGCCGTGGCTGGTCCACAGCTTCTGCCCGCTGAGCACATAATTGTCGCCATCGCGGCGGGCCCGGCAGCGCAGCGATGCCAGGTCGCTGCCGGCCTCAGGCTCGGAAAATCCTTGGCCCCACCATTCTTCGCCGCGCAGATACGCGGGCAGATACCGTGCGGCCAGCTCGGGTGCGAAGCGGGATACCGGGGGGCCGAGCGTCTCGAGCAGCAGGTGCGGTGTCGGGATCGGCAGGCCCGCGGCGGCCAGTTCGTCGTAGAGCACCGCACGGTGCCGTTCGTCGCCACCGGCCCCACCCGCCGCCACCGGCCAGCCGTAGCGGTTCCAGCCCTGCCGGTAGAGCTCGCCCATGAGGGCGGCGTGGTCGGCGATGCGCTCCTCGGTTGTCGCGTAATGTCTTGTGCGCCAAGCATGCAGCGATGACTCGCGCATCAGGTTCGCACGTAGTGCCGTTCGGTAGGAGTCCAGGTCGGCCGCGAACGTGTCGGTCATGGCCGGGCGGCGGCGCGCGCCGCGGATCGGTCCAGAAAGTTGCGCACCAGTGCCTGATGCTCAGGAGTGTCGAAGCTGGCGAACTCCTCGGCAAGCGCATACTCCAGCACGCCGGCGACGGCGCGCTTGAGGTGCAGGTTGAGCGCGCGTTTGGTGGTCTGCACCGCCTGGGGCGGCTGTGCGGCCAGCTTGTCCGCCGTCCGCATCGCCTCGTCGAGCAATTCGTCGTCGGGCACAACGCGATTGGCAAGCCCGAGCGCGACTGCCTTGTCCGCGGGAATTCGCTCGCTGGTGAGCAGGTACTCCTTGGCCTGCAACATCCCCATCAGCACCGGCCAGGTCGGCGCACCGCCGTCGGCGGCGGTGAGGCCGACTCCGACGTGCGGATCTGCCATGTACGCACTCTGCGCGATCAGCACGATGTCGCTGCACGCCGCGAGGTTGCAGCCGAGGCCGACCGCCGCGCCGTTGACCGCGGCGATCACCGGAAGCGGGAAGTCGAGCATTTCGTCGAGCAGTCGGCGCGCGGCGTCGATCTCCTTGCGCCGCGTCTGGCGGTCGTCCCAGAGTTCGACGAAATGCTGAAAGTCGCCACCGGCGCTGAACGCCCGCCCGGCCCCGGTGAGCACGACGGCCCGCGCCTCGGTGTCCTGGGCGAGGAAGCGCCAGACGGCGACGAGCGCGTCGTGCAGTGCCTCGTTCGTGGCGTTGAGTGCCTCAGGACGATTCAGCGTGACGATCCTGACCGCGCCCCGCGATTCGATGAGCAACTCGGGCGCGAAGGGGTTCTCCATGACTCTCCTACCGGTCCATCCCACATGTGGTTCTTCATCAGAACTCGACTTGACGGATATGTCAAGTTTGCTGCCGTTGTCTGTGTGACGCGGCTGGGTGGTTCGGTCGGAGGGTGGCTATGGCGCCGTGAGCACGGCCATGATGTAGTCGGCGACGGCGTTGACGACGTCTTCGGAAGCCACCGGCAGCGGCTGGGTGTGCGTGACGAACCAGGATCGGTCCAGCATGGCCTGCGTGGTCAGTCCGAGCGCCTCCGGCGCGGCGGTCGGGTGCTGCTGTCGGTTGCGCAGACTCATGCCGAGCAACCACACCACCCGCATCTGCATGCGGGTGGTGGCGACCCGGACGTCCTCGTCCGACGGCCCGGAATGCGCCGACAGGATGAAGGCGCCGTGCTGGTCCATGAAGGCGAAATACTCACGCACCCAGGCCTCGACGGCGGCTCGGTCGCATGGCTGAGGAATGCTGTCCCAGCGGGCGACGATATCGAGTAGTCCGTGATAGGTGGCCTCGCCGAGGGTATTGAAGATTTCCCGTTTGTCGCGGAAGTAGGTGTAGAACCCGGCGCGCGAGATCCCGCACTCGTCGGTGATGTTGTTGATTCGTGTTCCCGTGTAGCCGCGCTCGAGGAACAGTCGCTTGGAGGCCTCCAGGATGGCGTTGCGGGTGCGGACCGCGCGCTTACCCAGCTTGCCGTCGCCGACGGCGTTGTCGGCATCACTGTCGTTGCTATCGAGCGCGGGCGCTGCGGAATCGTCCATGGTGTGCCCAGTGTAGGAGATCGTGGATGGATATCGCCCGTCCGCGGCGGGATGACGAGCGGTGACTTGGACAACTCTGTCAAGTTTGTGCCGAGGGTCGTGCGGGATCGACGATGCGCCGCCGCGCCTCGATCAGGACGTACGGAGGTCCGGCGAACGCGTTTCAGTCAGCTCGGTCGCGAGCGCGCCGCCGATGATGGTGGCGCACACAAATCGTGCGTCAGGCCGGCGCGGTGCCGCCGTCAACGGCCGATTCATCAGTAGGTCTGGCGATGTGATGTTCACGGTGCGAGCGCGTCGATCAGGCTCCATCGCAGCGCTGTCGCGGGCCCGCGCACTCAGCGGCTGATGGGTGCCATAAGTTCAATAGTTCACCTGTTCGTTATCTTGCCGAGCTGGCGCGACTAGGTGGGCGGGGATGAGTGATAATAGTAGTATCAGCTGACCAAAACCGAAAAGGGGAATTCATGTCCGCGATGCCGCTGTCGACGTCGGTCGTTCGCGTGCCGAAGGCCGGTGAGATGGTGGCCGCTCAGTTGCGTCGCCAGATCGTCACCGGTGAGGTACAGGAGGGCGATGCTCTTCCCTCGGAGACCGAGCTCATGCGACAGTTCGGCGTCTCGCGGCCGACACTGCGGGAAGCCTTCCGAATCCTGGAGTCCGAGCAGGTCATTCAGGTTCGGCGGGGTGCGCGTGGCGGTGCCCGGGTGATGATGCCCGATATCGCCGCCGCCGCACGCTACGCAGGCACCTTGCTGCAGTACCGCAAAACGACACTCGCGGATGTGCATGAGGCGAGGGCGTATTTGGAGGCCGCCGCAGTGGCTGTGCTGGCGCGCAAACGTACTGCGGCCGACCTGCGTGCTCTTGACGAAATGCTCGCCGAAGGTGAGAAACTGGTTGCCGATCCCACTGTGTTCGGCAAGGGATACGACCTGGAATTCCACCGCCTGCTGCTGCAGCTGGCAGGAAACCAGACGATGATCGTGCTGCTGGACATCGTGTCGACCATCATCGAAAGTCATGTCGAGAAGTTCATGCATGAGCATCGGGGAGACACCTCGGCCGAGTCCAAAGCGGCAGCGGCGCAGCGCGCGCATGTCAAGCTGGTCCAACTGATCAGAGACAAGGACGTCGACAAAGCAGTGACGTTCTGGCGTAAGCACCTGGCTCAGGTGAAGAACTTCCTGATCGAGGATCCTGAGGAATCGGTCCTCGACGTTTTGCCGTAGCG is part of the Nocardia sp. NBC_00565 genome and encodes:
- a CDS encoding acyl-CoA dehydrogenase family protein → MTDTFAADLDSYRTALRANLMRESSLHAWRTRHYATTEERIADHAALMGELYRQGWNRYGWPVAAGGAGGDERHRAVLYDELAAAGLPIPTPHLLLETLGPPVSRFAPELAARYLPAYLRGEEWWGQGFSEPEAGSDLASLRCRARRDGDNYVLSGQKLWTSHGATATRLVCLVRTGTPESRHRGLSMIMVDVDTPGVSRRPIALASGDNELAEVFFDDAIVPASRLIGAEGQGWAIAMYLLQYERAMYAWMSAADALRRLRELRDQLSTRLAAGGTLPGAAAQRLGQCYSQLITLRARSAQTVRRLAAGATVGPEASVDKVLLGGAEIALYDLSRDLLGPEFVFDDTATVAQWRSEWWYSRSATILGGSAEVQRTIIADHVLGLPKEATV
- a CDS encoding enoyl-CoA hydratase/isomerase family protein encodes the protein MENPFAPELLIESRGAVRIVTLNRPEALNATNEALHDALVAVWRFLAQDTEARAVVLTGAGRAFSAGGDFQHFVELWDDRQTRRKEIDAARRLLDEMLDFPLPVIAAVNGAAVGLGCNLAACSDIVLIAQSAYMADPHVGVGLTAADGGAPTWPVLMGMLQAKEYLLTSERIPADKAVALGLANRVVPDDELLDEAMRTADKLAAQPPQAVQTTKRALNLHLKRAVAGVLEYALAEEFASFDTPEHQALVRNFLDRSAARAAARP
- a CDS encoding TetR/AcrR family transcriptional regulator; the encoded protein is MDDSAAPALDSNDSDADNAVGDGKLGKRAVRTRNAILEASKRLFLERGYTGTRINNITDECGISRAGFYTYFRDKREIFNTLGEATYHGLLDIVARWDSIPQPCDRAAVEAWVREYFAFMDQHGAFILSAHSGPSDEDVRVATTRMQMRVVWLLGMSLRNRQQHPTAAPEALGLTTQAMLDRSWFVTHTQPLPVASEDVVNAVADYIMAVLTAP
- a CDS encoding FadR/GntR family transcriptional regulator; amino-acid sequence: MSAMPLSTSVVRVPKAGEMVAAQLRRQIVTGEVQEGDALPSETELMRQFGVSRPTLREAFRILESEQVIQVRRGARGGARVMMPDIAAAARYAGTLLQYRKTTLADVHEARAYLEAAAVAVLARKRTAADLRALDEMLAEGEKLVADPTVFGKGYDLEFHRLLLQLAGNQTMIVLLDIVSTIIESHVEKFMHEHRGDTSAESKAAAAQRAHVKLVQLIRDKDVDKAVTFWRKHLAQVKNFLIEDPEESVLDVLP